The Anopheles merus strain MAF chromosome 2L, AmerM5.1, whole genome shotgun sequence genome has a segment encoding these proteins:
- the LOC121594325 gene encoding acetyl-CoA carboxylase-like isoform X4 — protein METTTDSVPATTGEENSSAAPGQERASFIVGEEDSQLDDELEANDAFPQTMENGSGLRSVSSYEMNLTEKRRRLRPSMSHGTGLGLQRGQERDFVLSTTEEFVKKFNGTRVINKVLIANNGIAAVKCMRSIRRWSYEMFKNERAVRFVVMVTPEDLKANAEYIKMADHYVPVPGGSNNNNYANVELIVDIALRTQVQAVWAGWGHASENPKLPELLHKKNLVFLGPPERAMWALGDKVASSIVAQTAEIPTLPWSGSELKAQYSGKKIKISSELFARGCVTTSDQGLVAAGKIGFPVMIKASEGGGGKGIRRVDSPDEFPALFRQVQAEVPGSPIFVMKLARGARHLEVQLLADQYGNAISLFGRDCSIQRRHQKIIEEAPAVIADPAVFEEMERAAVRLAKMVGYVSAGTVEYLYDSEGKYFFLELNPRLQVEHPCTEMVADVNLPACQLQIGMGVPLYRIKDIRLLYGESPWGSTVIDFDCPSQKPRPWGHVIAARITSENPDEGFKPSSGTVQELNFRSSKNVWGYFSVAASGGLHEFADSQFGHCFSWGENRQQARENLVIALKELSIRGDFRTTVEYLITLLETNSFLDNTIDTAWLDALIAERVQSDKPDIILGVVCGALHIADRKVTDAFASFKGSMEKGQIQAANTLTNVVDVELIAEGVRYKVQAAKSGPNTYFLVMNGSFKEVEVHRLSDGGMLLSLEGSSYTTYMKEEVDRYRIVIGNQTCVFEKENDPSLLRSPSAGKVISLLVEDGAHVSKGQAYAEIEVMKMVMTLKANEAGTVTFVRRPGAVLDAGTLIGHLELDDPSLVTKAQPYKNPWPVSEHVQIPEKLNRIHSCYKTILENTLAGYCLPDPYNAPRLREIIEKFMLSLRDPSLPLLELQEVIASISGRIPVSVEKKIRKLMQLYERNITSVLAQFPSQMIASVIDSHAATLQKRADRDVFFLTTQGIVQLVQRYRNGIRGRMKAAVHELLKQYYAVESQFQHGHYDKCVAAIREKHKDDMDVVVGTIFSHSQVAKKNLLVTLLVDHLWANEPGLTDELAATLSELTSLNRAEHSRVALRARQVLIAAHQPAYELRHNQMESIFLSAVDMYGHDFHPENLQRLIQSETSIFDILHDFFYHSNRAVCNAALEVYVRRAYTSYELTCLQHLELSGEVPLVHFQFLLPTAHPNRYNSEGNDPDAIPDSFMRTGCMAAFDSFEHFNQYSDEILDLLEDYASPVFVNPKVLEAVDGGDSDRRMSTSINVSISDQVNRVVESEAAAPRPSDAIHILSIAVRDMGDMEDHQMEQVFGSFCNLHREELLSRRVRRITFAALKKRQFPKFFTYRARDQFEEDRIYRHLEPACAFQLELNRMKTYDLEALPTANQKMHLYLGRAKVPKGQEVTDFRFFIRSIIRHSDLITKEASFEYLQNEGERVLLEAMDELEVAFSHPQAKRTDCNHIFLNFVPTVIMDPAKIEESVTKMVMRYGPRLWKLRVLQAELKMVIRQTPQSPTTSVRLCIANDSGYFLDIAMYTEVTDPETHVIKFQAYGSRQGPLHGLPISSPYMTKDFLQQKRFQAQSNGTTYVYDIPDMFRQMTERLWKEFSKARPTEDIRIPEKILLECNELVLNGDSLEEIQRLPGENNVGMVAWRIVLATPEFANGREIIVIANDLTYLIGSFGPQEDLLFYKASELSRQRKCPRIYISVNSGARIGLAEEVKSLFKVAWEDPEEPEKGFKYLYLTTDDYSKIANSNSVRAILIEDEGEPRYKITDIIGKTDGLGVENLRYAGMIAGETSRAYEDVVTISMVTCRTIGIGSYLVRLGQRVIQIDNSHIILTGFAALNKLLGRKVYASNNQLGGIQIMYNNGVTHKTETLDLDGVYTILHWLSYIPNARGGILPIVSPSDPIERMIDFTPTKAPYDPRWMLAGRYNPANPSDWETGFFDRGTFAEIMEPWAQTVVTGRAKLGGIPVGVIAVETRTVEVTIPADPANLDSEAKTFQQAGQVWFPDSSFKTAQAIKDFGREELPLIILANWRGFSGGQKDMYEQIVKFGAYIVDGLREYKQPVIVYLPPNAELRGGAWAVLDPTINPRYMETYADPESRAGVLEPEGIVEVKYKEKDIVKTIHRLDPTVLELKNQLAAAGENKELVAELENKIKARTNALLQNYHPVAVHFADLHDTPERMLEKGCISEIVPWRNSRTWIYWRMRRLLLEEHFIKQILEAQEGLSVGQAKSMLRRWFVEDMGATEAYRWEANESAVEWLENQKRTDSTVLRNIYAVKKDAIISQIQESLSDCPEAALDAIVGLCQSLSPAQRGEVVKTLAQLDFNDKEHTSLG, from the exons ATGGAAACCACAACCGACTCGGTCCCGGCAACGACGGGCGAGGAAAACAGCAGCGCCGCTCCGGGGCAGGAGCGGGCCAGCTTCATCGTCGGCGAAGAGGACAGCCAGCTGGACGACGAGCTGGAGGCGAACGATGCGTTCCCGCAAACGATGGAGAACGGCAGCGGTCTGCGGAGTGTTTCGTCCTACGAGATGAACCTAACGGAAAAAAGGCGCCGCTTAAG gcCAAGTATGTCCCATGGCACGGGACTGGGACTGCAGCGTGGCCAGGAACGTGACTTTGTGCTATCGACGACGGAGGAGTTCGTTAAGAAATTTAACGGTACGCGTGTGATCAACAAG GTGCTGATCGCAAACAATGGTATCGCGGCGGTCAAGTGCATGCGCTCGATCCGCCGCTGGTCGTACGAGATGTTCAAGAATGAGCGCGCGGTCCGGTTCGTGGTGATGGTGACGCCCGAAGATCTGAAGGCGAACGCCGAGTACATCAAGATGGCGGACCATTACGTGCCCGTGCCGGGCGGctcgaacaacaacaactacgcGAACGTGGAGCTGATCGTGGACATTGCGCTGCGCACGCAGGTGCAGGCGGTGTGGGCCGGCTGGGGCCACGCGTCCGAAAACCCGAAGCTGCCGGAGCTGCTGCACAAGAAGAATCTGGTGTTTCTGGGGCCGCCGGAACGGGCCATGTGGGCGCTCGGCGACAAGGTAGCGTCCTCGATCGTGGCGCAGACGGCCGAAATTCCCACGCTACCGTGGTCGGGCTCGGAGCTGAAGGCTCAGTACAGCGGGAAGAAGATCAAGATTTCGAGCGAGCTGTTTGCGCGCGGCTGCGTGACCACGTCCGACCAGGGACTGGTGGCGGCGGGTAAGATCGGCTTCCCGGTCATGATCAAGGCGTCCGAGGGCGGCGGGGGCAAGGGCATCCGGCGCGTTGACTCGCCGGACGAGTTCCCCGCCCTATTCCGGCAGGTGCAGGCGGAGGTGCCCGGGTCGCCGATCTTCGTGATGAAGCTGGCGCGCGGCGCCCGCCATCTCGAGGTGCAGCTGCTGGCCGACCAGTACGGCAATGCGATCAGCCTGTTCGGGCGCGACTGCTCGATCCAGCGCCGGCACCAGAAGATCATCGAGGAGGCGCCGGCCGTCATTGCCGACCCGGCCGTGTTCGAGGAGATGGAGCGGGCGGCGGTGCGGCTGGCGAAGATGGTCGGGTACGTGAGCGCGGGCACGGTCGAGTACCTGTACGACTCGGAGGGCAAGTACTTCTTCCTCGAGCTGAACCCCCGGCTGCAGGTGGAGCATCCGTGCACGGAGATGGTGGCGGACGTGAATCTGCCCGCCTGCCAGCTGCAGATCGGCATGGGCGTGCCGCTGTACCGCATCAAGGACATCCGGCTGCTGTACGGCGAGAGCCCGTGGGGTAGCACCGTGATCGACTTCGACTGTCCGAGCCAGAAGCCACGGCCGTGGGGGCACGTCATCGCGGCCCGCATCACGTCGGAAAATCCGGACGAAGGGTTCAAGCCGAGCTCGGGCACGGTGCAGGAGCTGAACTTCCGCTCGAGCAAGAACGTGTGGGGGTACTTCAGTGTGGCGGCGTCCGGCGGGCTGCACGAGTTTGCCGACTCGCAGTTCGGGCATTGCTTCTCGTGGGGCGAGAACCGGCAGCAGGCGCGCGAAAATCTCGTGATCGCGCTGAAGGAGCTGTCGATCCGCGGTGACTTCCGGACGACGGTAGAGTATCTGATCACGCTGCTGGAGACGAACAGCTTCCTGGACAACACGATCGACACGGCCTGGCTGGATGCGCTCATCGCCGAGCGGGTGCAGTCGGACAAGCCGGACATCATACTCGGTGTGGTGTGCGGTGCGCTGCACATTGCCGACCGCAAGGTGACGGATGCGTTCGCCAGCTTCAAGGGCTCGATGGAGAAGGGCCAGATACAGGCGGCCAACACGCTGACGAACGTGGTCGACGTGGAGCTGATTGCGGAGGGCGTGCGGTACAAGGTGCAGGCCGCCAAGAGCGGGCCCAACACGTACTTCCTCGTGATGAACGGGTCGTTCAAGGAGGTGGAGGTGCACCGGCTGTCCGACGGGGGCATGCTGCTGTCGCTCGAAGGCTCCAGCTACACGACCTACATGAAGGAGGAGGTCGATCGGTACCGCATCGTGATCGGCAACCAGACGTGCGTGTTCGAGAAGGAGAACGATCCGTCGCTGTTGCGGTCGCCGTCGGCCGGCAAGGTGATCAGCCTGCTGGTGGAGGACGGCGCGCACGTCTCCAAGGGCCAGGCGTACGCGGAAATCGAAGTTATGAAGATGGTGATGACGCTGAAGGCGAACGAGGCGGGCACGGTAACGTTTGTGCGCCGCCCGGGGGCCGTACTGGATGCGGGCACCCTCATCGGACACCTCGAGCTGGACGATCCGTCGCTCGTGACGAAGGCGCAGCCGTACAAGAACCCGTGGCCGGTCAGCGAGCACGTGCAGATACCGGAAAAGCTGAACCGCATCCACTCGTGCTACAAAACGATCCTGGAGAACACGCTCGCCGGCTACTGTCTGCCGGACCCGTACAATGCGCCCCGGCTGCGCGAGATTATCGAAAAGTTTATGCTCAGCTTGCGCGACCCGTCGCTGCCGCTGCTCGAGCTGCAGGAGGTTATTGCCTCGATCTCGGGCCGCATACCCGTGTCGGTGGAGAAGAAGATCCGCAAGCTGATGCAGCTGTACGAGCGCAACATTACGAGCGTGTTGGCCCAGTTCCCGTCGCAGATGATCGCGAGCGTGATCGATAGCCATGCGGCCACGCTGCAGAAGCGAGCCGACCGGGACGTGTTCTTCCTCACCACGCAGGGGATCGTGCAGCTGGTGCAGCGCTACCGCAACGGCATTCGGGGACGCATGAAGGCGGCAGTGCACGAGCTGCTCAAGCAGTACTACGCGGTGGAGTCGCAGTTCCAGCACGGCCACTACGACAAGTGTGTGGCGGCGATACGGGAAAAGCACAAGGACGACATGGACGTGGTGGTGGGCACGATCTTTTCCCACAGCCAGGTGGCGAAGAAGAACCTGCTCGTGACACTGCTGGTCGACCATCTGTGGGCGAACGAGCCGGGGCTGACGGACGAGCTGGCCGCAACACTGAGCGAGCTGACGTCGCTCAACCGGGCGGAGCACTCGCGGGTGGCGCTGCGCGCCCGCCAGGTGCTGATCGCGGCCCACCAGCCCGCGTACGAGCTGCGCCACAATCAGATGGAGTCGATCTTCCTGTCCGCGGTCGACATGTACGGGCACGACTTCCATCCGGAGAACCTGCAGCGCTTGATCCAGTCGGAGACGTCGATCTTTGACATACTGCACGATTTCTTCTACCACTCGAACCGGGCCGTGTGCAATGCGGCGCTGGAGGTGTACGTGCGCCGCGCGTACACGTCGTACGAGCTGACCTGCCTGCAGCATCTCGAGCTGTCCGGGGAGGTGCCGCTGGTGCACTTCCAGTTTCTGCTACCGACGGCTCATCCGAATCGATACAA CTCGGAAGGTAACGATCCGGACGCCATTCCGGACTCGTTCATGCGCACCGGCTGCATGGCCGCGTTCGATTCGTTCGAGCACTTCAATCAATATTCGGACGAAATACTGGACCTGCTGGAGGACTACGCGTCGCCGGTGTTTGTCAATCCGAAGGTGCTGGAGGCCGTCGATGGGGGCGATTCGGACCGCCGGATGAGCACGTCCATCAACGTTTCAATTTCCGATCAGGTGAATCGTGTCGTTGAGAGTGAAGCAGCCGCAC CGAGGCCGTCGGATGCGATCCATATTTTGAGCATTGCCGTGCGCGACATGGGCGATATGGAGGACCATCAGATGGAGCAAGTGTTTGGTTCGTTCTGCAATCTGCACCGCGAGGAGCTGCTGAGCCGCCGGGTGAGACGTATCACCTTCGCTGCTTTGAAAAA GCGACAGTTCCCGAAGTTCTTCACGTACCGTGCGCGCGACCAGTTCGAGGAGGATCGCATCTACCGGCATCTCGAGCCGGCCTGCGCCTTCCAGCTGGAGCTGAACCGCATGAAAACGTACGACCTGGAGGCGCTGCCAACGGCCAACCAAAAGATGCACCTCTACCTCGGGCGGGCGAAGGTGCCGAAGGGCCAGGAGGTGACGGATTTCCGCTTCTTCATCCGGTCGATCATACGCCACTCGGACCTCATCACCAAGGAGGCGTCGTTCGAGTACCTGCAGAACGAGGGCGAACGGGTGCTGCTCGAGGCGATGGACGAGCTGGAGGTGGCGTTCTCCCATCCGCAGGCGAAGCGCACCGACTGCAACCACATCTTCCTCAACTTTGTCCCGACCGTCATCATGGATCCGGCCAAGATCGAGGAATCGGTCACGAAGATGGTGATGCGGTATGGGCCGCGGCTCTGGAAGCTGCGCGTGCTGCAGGCCGAGCTGAAGATGGTCATCCGGCAGACGCCCCAGTCCCCGACCACCTCGGTGCGGCTCTGCATTGCGAACGATTCCGGCTACTTCCTCGACATTGCCATGTACACCGAGGTGACGGATCCGGAAACGCACGTGATCAAGTTCCAGGCGTACGGTAGCCGGCAGGGCCCGCTGCACGGCTTGCCCATCTCGTCCCCGTACATGACCAAAGATTTCCTGCAGCAGAAGCGCTTCCAGGCGCAGTCGAACGGCACGACGTACGTGTACGACATACCGGACATGTTCCGCCAGATGACGGAGCGGCTGTGGAAGGAGTTCTCCAAGGCGCGCCCCACCGAGGACATCCGCATCCCGGAGAAGATTCTGCTCGAGTGCAACGAGCTGGTGCTGAACGGCGACAGCCTGGAGGAGATCCAGCGGCTGCCGGGCGAGAACAACGTCGGCATGGTGGCGTGGCGCATCGTGCTCGCGACGCCGGAGTTTGCCAACGGGCGCGAGATCATCGTCATCGCGAACGATCTCACCTATCTGATCGGGTCGTTCGGGCCACAGGAGGATCTGCTGTTCTACAAGGCGTCCGAGCTGTCGCGGCAGCGCAAGTGTCCCCGCATCTACATCTCGGTCAACAGTGGGGCCCGCATCGGGCTGGCCGAGGAGGTAAAGTCGCTGTTCAAGGTCGCCTGGGAAGATCCGGAGGAGCCGGAGAAGGGCTTCAAGTATCTGTACCTCACCACGGACGACTACAGCAAGATCGCGAACAGTAACTCGGTGCGCGCGATACTGATCGAGGACGAGGGCGAGCCGCGCTACAAGATAACGGACATCATCGGCAAAACGGACGGGCTCGGGGTGGAAAACCTCCGGTACGCCGGCATGATTGCGGGCGAAACGTCCCGCGCGTACGAGGACGTGGTCACGATCTCGATGGTGACGTGCCGCACGATCGGCATCGGCTCGTACCTGGTGCGGCTCGGCCAGCGCGTCATCCAGATCGACAACTCGCACATCATCCTGACCGGCTTCGCTGCGCTGAACAAGCTGCTCGGCCGGAAGGTGTACGCGTCCAACAATCAGCTCGGCGGCATCCAGATCATGTACAACAACGGCGTCACGCACAAGACGGAAACGCTCGACCTGGACGGGGTGTACACGATCCTGCACTGGCTGTCGTACATTCCGAATGCGCGCGGCGGCATCCTGCCGATCGTATCGCCGAGCGATCCGATCGAGCGTATGATCGACTTCACGCCCACCAAGGCACCGTACGATCCGCGCTGGATGCTGGCGGGTCGGTACAACCCTGCCAATCCGTCCGACTGGGAGACGGGCTTCTTCGATCGCGGTACGTTCGCGGAAATTATGGAACCGTGGGCCCAGACGGTCGTGACGGGTCGGGCCAAGCTGGGCGGCATCCCGGTCGGGGTGATTGCGGTTGAGACGCGCACCGTCGAGGTGACCATACCGGCCGATCCGGCCAACCTGGACTCGGAGGCGAAAACGTTCCAGCAGGCCGGCCAGGTTTGGTTCCCGGACTCGTCGTTCAAGACGGCGCAGGCGATCAAGGACTTTGGGCGCGAAGAGCTGCCGCTAATTATCCTTGCCAACTGGCGCGGTTTCTCCGGCGGACAGAAGG ATATGTACGAACAGATCGTCAAGTTTGGTGCTTACATTGTGGACGGCTTGCGGGAGTACAAGCAGCCCGTGATCGTCTATCTGCCCCCGAATGCCGAACTGCGGGGCGGTGCGTGGGCCGTGCTGGATCCAACCATCAATCCACGCTACATGGAAACGTACGCCGATCCGGAATCGCGCGCCGGTGTGCTCGAGCCGGAAGGTATCGTCGAGGTGAAGTACAAGGAGAAGGACATTGTAAAAACCATTCACCGTCTCGATCCGACCGTGCTGGAG CTCAAGAACCAGTTGGCTGCCGCGGGTGAAAACAAGGAGCTGGTGGCCGAGCTGGAGAACAAAATCAAAGCCCGGACGAACGCGCTGCTCCAGAACTACCATCCGGTGGCGGTACACTTTGCCGACCTGCACGATACGCCCGAGCGAATGCTGGAGAAGGGCTGCATCAGTGAAATCGTGCCGTGGCGCAACTCGCGCACCTGGATCTACTGGCGCATGCGGCGACTGCTGCTGGAGGAACACTTCATCAAGCAGATCCTGGAGGCGCAGGAAGGTCTGTCGGTGGGACAGGCGAAATCGATGCTGCGCAGATGGTTCGTGGAGGACATGGGAGCTACGGAG GCATACCGTTGGGAGGCAAACGAGTCGGCTGTGGAATGGTTGGAAAATCAGAAGCGTACCGACTCGACCGTGCTGCGCAATATCTACGCAGTGAAAAAGGACGCAATAATCTCACAAATTCAGGAATCATTAAGC GACTGTCCGGAAGCAGCGCTCGATGCGATAGTCGGGCTCTGTCAGTCTCTGTCGCCCGCACAGCGTGGCGAAGTGGTCAAAACGCTCGCTCAGCTAGATTTCAACGATAAGGAGCACACAAGCCTTGGATGA